GGGCCTCGTGCGTGAGCCCGAGAATCCTCCGCGCATAGCCCAGCAGCAGCTCGCCGGCCGGTGTGGGGGTGGCGCCGCGCCCCAGGCGGTCGAGCAGCTGGACGCCGAGCTCCTGCTCGAGGGCCTGCACGTGCTCGGAAACGGTCGGTTGCGTGAGGAACAGGGCTTCGGCGGCGCGGGAGAAGCTCCCCAGCTCGGCGACCTTGGCGAAGACTTCGAGCCGGCGGAGATCCATCGGTGAGGCCGGGGCCCGTCAGGGCCCCGCGGTCAGTGGCAGGAGCACCCGCCCCCGCAGCAGCTACCGCCCGAGGGCATCGCGGACGACGCGACTCCGCCGTCGCTCTTGAGCGCGAACAGGGAGAACTTGCGCTTCACGTCGCCGCTGGCGCAGGTCGGGCAGGCCACGGCGGCGGCACCCGTCGAAACGTACCGCTCGAACTCCCGGCCGCAGCCGGCGCAGCGGTACTCGTACATCGGCATCGGCTACTGGCCTCCGCGCTGGACGTAGCTCTTGACGAACTCTTCGGCATTTTCCTCGAGGATGTCGTCGATCTCGTCGAGGAGCTTGTCGATGTCTTCCTTGATCTTCTTGCCCTTCTTGGCCAGTTCCGGATTGCCGGCCGCGCCGTCGCCGCCCTCGGAAGGCTTGGTGGGCTTCGTCT
The genomic region above belongs to Candidatus Methylomirabilota bacterium and contains:
- a CDS encoding zinc ribbon domain-containing protein is translated as MPMYEYRCAGCGREFERYVSTGAAAVACPTCASGDVKRKFSLFALKSDGGVASSAMPSGGSCCGGGCSCH
- a CDS encoding ubiquitin-like protein Pup yields the protein MAEQQKKKETKPTKPSEGGDGAAGNPELAKKGKKIKEDIDKLLDEIDDILEENAEEFVKSYVQRGGQ